One Algoriphagus sp. Y33 genomic window, GTAAAATTTGGCATACCCATCCGGTTTGGTTTTTGGCTGGAAAAGTCCAGACAAGTCCAATGGGATTATAAAAACCTGATTAGGCGGAAAGTTCGGCTAGAAAAAATATCCGATCATGTTAAAATCAGTTCTTGAAAATTCCTTAACTCGAATAAGCTATAGACAATTTGCAATTAACAATTGCAAGGACTAATAAATCTAACTACATACTTTTGTGATTAAAGTTCAATCAACTCATCATGTTACCTACAAAACTCAACCTCATCCTTTCGCTTTTCTTTCTATCATTTATTTCTTTTCCTATACAGGGGGATTATCTGACTGTTCCGCAATCGAGACTTTCAGATCCTAGTGAAAAAGGATTAATTAAGCTTTCAGTTATGTATCCTTATGAAGAAGGGAAACACTTTGATATGGAGTATTATAAAAGCAAGCATATGCCAATGGTTGCCAATCTTTTGGGGTCAAGCCTGGTGAAATATACTATCGAGAAAGGGGTTGCGAGTGGAATTCCCAATACCCAAATGCCTTATATGGCCATCGGATCCTTTTACGTGAAGAGTCTTGCTGACTATCAGGCTGCCATCGGCCCCAACAGAGATGCCATACGGGCGGATTTTGTCAACTATACCGATATAAATCCGATCATTCTGGTG contains:
- a CDS encoding EthD family reductase; this translates as MLPTKLNLILSLFFLSFISFPIQGDYLTVPQSRLSDPSEKGLIKLSVMYPYEEGKHFDMEYYKSKHMPMVANLLGSSLVKYTIEKGVASGIPNTQMPYMAIGSFYVKSLADYQAAIGPNRDAIRADFVNYTDINPIILVSEMIR